In Oceaniferula flava, one genomic interval encodes:
- a CDS encoding LamG domain-containing protein: MSHPTWIATMMSGAAALLGCLSSHAAISPEQLNPQDYTFGYWANGMRKHADDRSRDVLCIETGHFGLALDLAQLDRPRFATFRDGLDYAGALAADQERMRSLDPASLEIEVEKDGKVYRAVSSQAADPIVKKRLSLVRMWESARYVQHYDLQQLVLRNPDGEQLSADAKLSLVAWPDSVSFTAEIAPAVSYQDGPALGVQHNGHAVIGQPLVIPHQPELEHETFTVESWVMFPKEHFGHQRGWILCKNRNEITEGNFGFSVAGGQLSATMNIGGRGRENRFVLRSDRHSLLPAKWHHIAMSYDGATFSLYVDGKLKGSQKVGRKRVLGKGDLSIGKRADGHGGVTPVVIDQLRIWNRALSKQQIDQHARHATELKTRQGLSYENSFDHGAKVVPPTWTNTKVRLRFAGKHQQWQTSQTFREAWSVDQAHKVTLECPLKTKKGSAAELSVAMKLNQLPPVKYEPQFGCYVARVHRPKRAFKIGYTDIRDYDDIEITVRSNKKECIPFLLEMINPGNVTGVCPILCDEHGVPTGIPVQLSKNWHEREMGSYLRSYALLPVSAGTTRYRLKFVYGFYGTLPSASHAQLSLIGYGGHGRWDQLAIGCWGETYCMDMDMSLVDVTVTDVRMLMARAGKEGKKWGWTDAGWGGDWLGLRDDQDRKLLFNGLKTAYLAHGPCLSEVRYDGFYGAGEDVDLKATVRTLRTDDYARTFTTLRYGIEKSLPAEGWLFKMGRTPHYVTPKIAYGNAAGLIKEHQPPKGLKEGADYLASTTLTGEGPWWVAFPGAYSANAQGKATGYRALVIRSYQVRAGGKTYRQPTLRFSAFRSAGDGRPNLDCMLVAPEGVETFTRGDSVELEVEWITLPRVADDYYGPNTAFRQHLEEHPSSWKTIHREARGNDLQVEVSGGTLRQAYPILVRAESDAVSVRIQGGVGYVPIRFEGLKHATGYQLYQVIDGQEVRLDQAVHGNDFWQTDYHAESQTYQRTYNLPLDGLKQSQWLLRRSR, translated from the coding sequence ATGTCCCACCCCACTTGGATCGCCACCATGATGTCCGGCGCAGCTGCCTTGCTCGGCTGCCTCAGCAGTCACGCCGCCATCAGCCCGGAACAACTCAACCCGCAAGATTACACCTTCGGCTACTGGGCCAATGGCATGCGCAAACACGCCGATGATCGCTCACGCGATGTGCTCTGCATCGAAACCGGTCACTTTGGGTTGGCTCTGGATCTTGCCCAACTCGATCGTCCCCGCTTCGCTACATTCCGCGATGGTCTGGATTATGCGGGAGCACTGGCGGCAGACCAGGAGCGGATGAGATCGCTCGACCCGGCGTCGCTGGAAATTGAAGTGGAAAAAGATGGCAAGGTCTACCGTGCTGTCAGCAGCCAAGCCGCCGACCCGATTGTGAAAAAGCGGCTGAGCCTGGTGCGCATGTGGGAGTCCGCGCGCTATGTGCAGCATTACGATTTGCAGCAGTTGGTGCTGAGGAACCCAGACGGCGAGCAGCTCTCGGCCGATGCCAAGCTATCCCTGGTCGCCTGGCCGGACTCAGTTAGTTTTACCGCGGAAATCGCCCCCGCAGTTTCGTATCAGGATGGTCCTGCCCTCGGGGTTCAGCACAACGGGCACGCAGTGATCGGGCAGCCGTTGGTGATTCCCCACCAGCCGGAGCTCGAGCATGAAACGTTCACCGTGGAGAGCTGGGTGATGTTTCCGAAGGAGCACTTTGGACATCAGCGTGGTTGGATTCTGTGCAAGAACCGTAACGAGATCACCGAGGGGAACTTCGGTTTCAGCGTGGCCGGTGGGCAGCTGAGCGCGACGATGAACATCGGCGGCAGGGGACGAGAAAATCGGTTTGTGCTACGCAGCGATCGCCACAGCCTGCTGCCCGCCAAGTGGCATCACATTGCCATGAGTTATGACGGTGCCACCTTTTCACTCTACGTGGATGGCAAGTTGAAGGGCAGTCAGAAGGTGGGCAGAAAGCGGGTGTTAGGAAAGGGCGACTTGAGTATTGGCAAGCGCGCGGATGGGCATGGAGGCGTCACCCCGGTGGTGATCGATCAGCTGCGCATTTGGAACCGGGCGCTTTCGAAACAACAGATCGACCAGCACGCGCGCCATGCCACCGAGCTTAAAACCCGCCAAGGGCTGAGCTACGAGAACAGCTTTGATCATGGCGCCAAGGTGGTGCCCCCGACTTGGACGAACACCAAGGTGAGACTGCGTTTTGCCGGAAAACACCAGCAATGGCAGACCTCACAGACGTTTCGCGAAGCGTGGTCGGTGGATCAGGCGCACAAGGTGACGCTGGAGTGTCCGCTGAAGACGAAGAAAGGCAGTGCTGCCGAGTTATCCGTGGCCATGAAGCTGAATCAATTGCCTCCCGTGAAATACGAGCCGCAGTTCGGTTGTTATGTCGCACGGGTGCATCGACCTAAGCGAGCCTTCAAAATCGGCTACACCGATATCCGTGACTACGATGACATTGAGATCACAGTGCGTTCTAACAAAAAAGAGTGCATCCCCTTCCTGCTCGAAATGATCAACCCCGGCAACGTCACCGGCGTGTGCCCGATCTTGTGCGATGAGCATGGCGTGCCCACAGGGATCCCCGTCCAGCTCAGCAAAAACTGGCACGAGCGTGAGATGGGATCGTATTTGCGGAGCTATGCCCTGCTGCCGGTGAGTGCTGGCACTACACGATATCGCTTGAAGTTCGTCTACGGATTTTACGGCACCCTGCCGTCGGCCAGTCATGCGCAGCTGTCATTGATCGGCTACGGTGGTCATGGTCGCTGGGACCAGTTGGCTATCGGTTGTTGGGGCGAGACCTACTGCATGGATATGGACATGAGCCTGGTGGATGTCACCGTGACCGATGTGCGCATGCTGATGGCCCGTGCAGGGAAAGAGGGGAAGAAGTGGGGTTGGACGGACGCAGGATGGGGGGGCGATTGGTTGGGGCTCCGCGACGACCAAGATCGGAAGCTCCTCTTCAATGGTCTGAAGACCGCCTACCTCGCCCACGGCCCCTGTCTCAGCGAAGTTCGCTACGATGGATTCTATGGTGCGGGGGAAGACGTGGACCTCAAGGCCACGGTGAGAACGCTGCGCACCGATGACTATGCCCGCACCTTCACCACGCTGCGCTATGGCATTGAAAAGTCGCTGCCGGCGGAAGGTTGGCTCTTCAAGATGGGGCGGACACCGCACTACGTCACTCCAAAGATCGCCTACGGCAATGCAGCGGGCTTGATCAAAGAGCACCAGCCGCCAAAGGGGCTGAAGGAGGGGGCTGATTATCTCGCATCGACAACCCTGACTGGCGAAGGTCCGTGGTGGGTGGCGTTTCCAGGAGCCTACTCGGCCAATGCTCAGGGGAAGGCGACGGGCTACCGCGCCTTGGTGATTCGGTCTTATCAAGTGCGTGCAGGTGGAAAGACGTATCGTCAGCCGACGCTCCGTTTTTCGGCCTTCCGCAGTGCGGGCGATGGTCGACCGAACCTCGACTGCATGCTGGTGGCTCCCGAAGGCGTTGAAACATTCACCCGGGGCGACTCGGTGGAGCTGGAGGTCGAATGGATCACCTTGCCCCGCGTGGCAGACGATTATTACGGGCCGAACACGGCATTCCGTCAGCACCTCGAGGAGCATCCGTCCTCGTGGAAAACTATCCACCGCGAAGCGCGTGGCAATGATCTGCAGGTCGAGGTGAGCGGGGGCACATTACGCCAAGCCTATCCGATCTTGGTTCGGGCGGAGAGCGATGCTGTTAGTGTGCGGATACAAGGCGGCGTGGGCTATGTGCCGATCCGTTTTGAAGGGCTGAAACATGCCACCGGCTACCAGCTCTACCAAGTGATCGACGGCCAAGAGGTTCGACTCGATCAAGCGGTGCACGGCAACGATTTCTGGCAGACCGACTACCACGCCGAGTCGCAGACTTACCAGCGGACCTACAACCTCCCTCTGGACGGGCTGAAGCAATCGCAGTGGCTGCTTCGTCGCAGCCGTTGA
- the msrA gene encoding peptide-methionine (S)-S-oxide reductase MsrA — protein MTENNETKSQEAVAVFGGGCFWCTETMFQRLKGVNSVESGYSGGTTSSPSYREVCSGSTGHAEVIQICYDPSVISYEELIRVHMGSHDPTTLNAQGADVGTQYRSIIFYSTDDERQIAERVIAEMDELIDRDVVTEVKELEKFHPAEDDHRDYYNQNSEKGYCQAVIEPKLAKFRKTYQHLLASQD, from the coding sequence ATGACAGAGAATAACGAGACGAAGAGCCAGGAAGCGGTCGCCGTATTTGGCGGCGGATGTTTTTGGTGCACCGAAACCATGTTCCAGCGCTTGAAGGGAGTGAACTCCGTGGAAAGCGGCTATAGCGGCGGCACCACCTCATCTCCCAGCTACCGCGAAGTCTGCTCCGGATCCACCGGCCATGCCGAGGTGATCCAGATCTGCTACGATCCCAGCGTCATCAGTTACGAAGAACTGATCCGCGTGCACATGGGCAGCCACGACCCTACCACTCTGAATGCGCAAGGTGCCGATGTCGGAACCCAATACCGCAGCATCATTTTCTACAGCACCGATGATGAACGTCAGATCGCCGAGCGCGTGATCGCGGAAATGGACGAGCTGATAGACCGCGATGTGGTCACCGAAGTGAAGGAACTGGAAAAGTTCCACCCCGCCGAAGACGACCACCGCGATTACTACAACCAGAACTCGGAAAAAGGCTACTGCCAAGCCGTCATCGAACCGAAGCTCGCCAAGTTCCGCAAAACCTATCAGCACCTGCTCGCATCACAGGATTGA